The following coding sequences are from one Triticum aestivum cultivar Chinese Spring chromosome 5A, IWGSC CS RefSeq v2.1, whole genome shotgun sequence window:
- the LOC123105099 gene encoding origin of replication complex subunit 5, which yields MSQPITPRRTTRGAAPAPDSPASPPKSRPKSSHRRQLLAAAAEPNESKSLDALLDALPGRRAQATDLLRLLAPAPALPLLLHGGAATGKTRALLLALRHLRPSPRLVYAALRSHPSPRALFASILSQLNALSSSSSSRQRVPDKPSDFIAALRDALAGAVAQGELVYLVFDNLEVARGWDKGGQLLSLLLRLHDLLRLPQVVLVYVSSATPDAYYTMTGSVEPNHVYFPDYTVDEARDILMRGQSNPKLYSSFLGVVLKPLFRVTRRLDELAALLEPLFRRYCEPLGDLQAVPDEAMRRRLFEHLQPHLAVALNETFSVPMRASVEKCKDDSSGGKASVKRQFGGRDGLSSELEFHMSVSAKYLLLSAFLASRNPATLDAALFDSTGGSDTRNRKRKSSQASIDRKDTMAEEILMKGPGTFPLERLLAIFQCITSVSEDVLDEVECPDSMMAGSGTNALMSDVLLQLSTLCNSNFLSKSRSCPLEGSARYRSNIDEDLALKVARSVGFPLSKYMYRR from the exons ATGTCCCAGCCAATCACCCCTCGCCGCACCACCCGCGGTGCCGCCCCCGCTCCCGATTCGCCGGCCTCCCCTCCCAAATCCAGGCCCAAATCCTCCCACCGACGCCAACTCCTCGCAGCCGCCGCCGAGCCAAACGAGAGCAAATCCCTCGACGCGCTCCTCGATGCGCTGCCAGGCCGCCGCGCGCAGGCGACGGACCTCCTCCGGCTCCTCGCGCCCGCCCCCGCGCTCCCTCTCCTGCTCCAcggcggcgccgccaccggcaAGACGCGCGCGCTCCTCCTCGCGCTGCGCCACCTCCGCCCCAGCCCGCGCCTCGTCTACGCCGCGCTCCGCTCCCACCCCTCCCCTCGCGCGCTCTTCGCCTCCATCCTCTCCCAGCTCAACGCGCTCTCGTCCTCGAGCTCGTCGCGGCAGCGCGTCCCTGACAAGCCATCCGACTTCATCGCTGCGCTCCGCGACGCCCTCGCTGGCGCTGTTGCGCAGGGCGAGCTTGTTTATCTGGTGTTCGACAACCTGGAGGTTGCCAGGGGCTGGGACAAGGGCGGCCAGCTCCTTTCCCTTCTCCTCCGCCTGCACGATCTCCTCCGGTTACCGCAGGTCGTGCTCGTGTACGTGAGCAGCGCAACGCCTGACGCCTACTACACCATGACTGGCTCTGTTGAGCCGAATCATGTTTACTTCCCGGATTACACGGTGGATGAGGCCCGCGACATCCTGATGCGGGGCCAATCCAATCCGAAGCTGTACTCATCGTTCCTGGG TGTGGTGCTGAAGCCATTATTCCGGGTGACAAGGAGGCTTGATGAGCTGGCAGCACTGCTGGAGCCGCTTTTCAGGAGGTACTGTGAGCCATTGGGGGACTTGCAGGCGGTTCCTGATGAGGCTATGAGGAGGCGATTGTTTGAGCATTTGCAACCACATTTGGCTGTGGCGTTGAATGAGACATTCAGTGTCCCCATGAGAGCTTCAGTGGAGAAGTGCAAAGATGACAGTTCTGGTGGAAAGGCTAGTGTTAAAAGGCAGTTTGGTGGTAGAGATGGTCTCTCGAGTGAATTGGAGTTCCACATGTCCGTATCAGCGAAATACCTACTGTTATCTGCTTTCTTGGCTTCAAGGAACCCTGCTACTCTAGATGCGGCTTTGTTCGATTCCACTGGAGGATCCGATACCCGTAACCGCAAGAGAAA GAGCTCCCAGGCCTCAATAGACAGAAAGGATACCATGGCTGAAGAGATACTTATGAAAGGTCCTGGCACATTTCCTCTTGAGAGGCTCTTGGCCATATTTCAGTGCATCACATCAGTATCAGAAGATGTGCTTGATGAAGTTGAATGCCCAGACAGTATGATGGCCGGAAGTGGAACGAATGCTTTGATGTCAGATGTTCTGCTACAGTTGTCAACGCTGTGCAATTCTAATTTCCTCTCTAAAAGTCGGAGCTGCCCATTAGAAGGCTCAGCTAGATATCGATCCAACATCGATGAAGATTTAGCTCTCAAG GTTG